One Candidatus Bathyarchaeota archaeon DNA segment encodes these proteins:
- a CDS encoding sugar phosphate isomerase/epimerase, with product MKLGLVTYNLARNWGLEKIIELCSKTGFEAVELRTTHAHGVEPTIGPEERRRVRELFESSPVRLLSLGTACEYHSPDRAEVQRNIELTKAFVKLAYDVGALGVKVRPNRLMEDRGIPREKTLKQIGEALKPCGDYAREYGVEIWVEVHGYGTSDPACMRRIMEIADHPQVGICWNSNPTDLIDGSVRESFEMLKDWIRSVHIHELYDKNYPYKELFNLLKGIGYDRYCLAEIPESAEPERLMRYYRALWEELTK from the coding sequence ATGAAGCTAGGTCTTGTAACCTACAACCTGGCCAGAAACTGGGGGCTCGAGAAGATCATCGAGCTATGTAGTAAGACGGGGTTTGAAGCCGTCGAGCTTAGAACCACCCACGCACATGGAGTCGAGCCGACGATAGGGCCTGAGGAACGGCGTAGAGTTAGAGAGCTCTTTGAAAGCTCTCCGGTTAGGCTCCTGAGCCTCGGCACCGCCTGCGAATACCACTCGCCTGATAGGGCGGAGGTTCAGAGGAACATAGAGTTAACCAAGGCGTTCGTTAAGCTGGCCTACGACGTCGGAGCACTCGGGGTTAAGGTCAGGCCTAATAGGCTTATGGAGGATAGGGGGATTCCCAGGGAAAAGACGCTGAAGCAGATAGGGGAGGCTTTGAAACCTTGCGGAGACTATGCAAGGGAGTATGGAGTCGAGATATGGGTGGAGGTTCACGGTTACGGAACAAGTGACCCAGCGTGTATGAGGAGGATTATGGAGATCGCTGACCATCCACAGGTCGGTATATGCTGGAACTCGAACCCGACAGATTTGATAGACGGCTCTGTGAGAGAGAGCTTCGAGATGCTCAAGGATTGGATAAGGTCTGTTCACATACACGAGTTATACGATAAAAACTATCCATATAAAGAGCTGTTTAACCTTCTCAAGGGTATAGGCTACGATAGATACTGCCTAGCCGAGATACCTGAAAGCGCAGAACCTGAGAGACTTATGCGATACTACCGAGCACTCTGGGAAGAACTGACCAAGTAG
- a CDS encoding neutral/alkaline non-lysosomal ceramidase N-terminal domain-containing protein — MLKAGAAKTRITPPAGIPFLGHGARISQGIHDDLWARSLVLEDDGEKVAIIALDLCWPLPKNDYLKVRREVESRTDIKGRNILVSATHSHSGPTFSAMTEDYPMPLKRRRELIDPWVESLPRRISESVVEANSNLVEADVSFGKSLMSGLCYNRRIRILDGVVTHTGSIETLEGFAREFYLNLGASPEEAEKVGLRLPNGPIDPEVSVLRVDDSERKRPLAVLVNYACHAVASFGPLISAGYPGYTSYFVEQATGAVCLFTSGCGGDVRTYHRRETSELKEAYRIGLILSTAVLEAMKKAQPIENPKVRVASKILKLDWREYPDLSKIDKIIEEKKRLFDKARAEGRIRDAKKIYDELRFLNAANSPLLREILAERERMEKIPVELQAIGIGDVVLVTFPHEVSVEIGLIIKRRAWTDKVIPITLANGMWMYLIMRKHYKEGGYENAYCIVAPGTAELEIEASLQLIKSLKM; from the coding sequence ATGTTGAAGGCTGGTGCCGCTAAAACTAGGATAACCCCGCCTGCTGGTATCCCCTTCCTAGGGCATGGAGCTAGGATTTCTCAAGGAATCCACGACGACCTGTGGGCAAGGAGCTTAGTCTTGGAGGATGACGGCGAGAAGGTTGCGATAATCGCTTTAGACCTATGCTGGCCCCTCCCAAAGAACGACTACTTGAAGGTTAGGAGAGAGGTCGAGTCGCGTACAGACATAAAAGGAAGAAATATCCTAGTGAGCGCCACTCACTCCCACTCAGGACCTACGTTCAGCGCTATGACTGAGGACTATCCTATGCCTTTAAAGCGTAGACGTGAGTTGATCGACCCTTGGGTGGAGAGCCTCCCCCGGAGAATCTCAGAATCCGTCGTGGAGGCGAACTCCAATCTTGTAGAGGCGGATGTATCGTTTGGGAAATCCTTGATGAGTGGGCTCTGCTATAATCGTCGGATAAGGATACTTGATGGCGTGGTCACCCATACAGGGAGTATCGAAACTCTAGAGGGGTTTGCCCGGGAGTTTTACTTGAATTTGGGAGCTTCACCTGAGGAGGCGGAGAAGGTCGGTTTAAGACTTCCAAACGGACCCATAGACCCTGAGGTAAGCGTGTTGCGTGTAGACGACTCTGAAAGAAAGAGGCCTTTAGCCGTTCTGGTTAATTACGCCTGCCACGCGGTTGCATCGTTCGGACCGTTGATCTCGGCGGGCTACCCCGGCTATACATCCTACTTTGTGGAGCAGGCGACAGGAGCGGTCTGCCTTTTCACCTCTGGATGCGGAGGGGATGTGCGGACATACCACCGCAGGGAAACCTCTGAGCTGAAAGAGGCTTACAGGATAGGCCTTATACTATCGACGGCTGTGCTGGAAGCTATGAAGAAGGCTCAGCCCATCGAGAATCCGAAGGTCAGGGTGGCCAGTAAAATCCTCAAGCTTGACTGGAGAGAATATCCGGACCTCTCAAAGATAGACAAGATTATAGAGGAGAAGAAGAGGCTTTTTGATAAGGCGAGGGCTGAGGGTAGGATCCGGGATGCGAAGAAGATTTACGACGAGTTGAGATTTCTCAACGCGGCTAACAGCCCGCTTCTAAGGGAGATACTCGCCGAACGGGAGAGGATGGAGAAGATACCGGTTGAGCTTCAGGCTATAGGGATAGGTGACGTCGTCCTGGTGACTTTTCCGCATGAAGTAAGCGTCGAAATAGGCTTAATCATAAAGAGGAGAGCTTGGACCGACAAGGTTATACCGATCACTCTTGCCAACGGCATGTGGATGTACCTGATTATGAGAAAACACTACAAAGAGGGGGGATATGAAAACGCTTATTGCATAGTCGCCCCTGGAACAGCCGAGCTGGAGATAGAGGCCTCTCTACAGCTTATCAAGAGCCTGAAGATGTAG
- a CDS encoding amidohydrolase family protein: MTVFDFTRFRPMEVYDCHVHFRLREKDSGELESLTSKYTEAFEKARLSRIYMSAGNLGLYLKALDPSRYYIGLEIPSPKKKPDWYRFIESALESGFDGVGEMGSKPAPRAVRVPLDSPLFEGLWSSCEELGFPILCHVADPEEFWSEDTCPEWAKKRGWGPYGADYPTKEELYEEMENVLDMHPRVKVILAHMYFMTADLERADEFLKSYGNVNLDLALGIELMYNISRRRDDWRDFFIKHRDRIVFGTDIMPWQSVEEAVTRVWMIRMFLETDEEFYTPTSADELLTRYKEPFIGLDLPEEVLDKIYRGNFIRIFGREPKSLDVSKARRFLEEQEDDFALKVFEEALKSKR, encoded by the coding sequence TTGACCGTATTCGACTTCACCAGGTTTAGACCCATGGAGGTCTACGACTGCCACGTCCACTTTAGACTCCGGGAGAAAGACTCTGGAGAGCTTGAGAGTCTAACCTCCAAGTATACCGAGGCTTTTGAAAAAGCCCGTTTGAGCCGGATATACATGTCCGCAGGCAACCTCGGTCTTTACCTTAAAGCCCTTGACCCGAGCCGCTACTACATAGGTTTGGAGATCCCTAGCCCTAAGAAAAAGCCAGACTGGTACAGGTTCATAGAATCTGCCTTAGAGAGCGGCTTCGACGGGGTCGGTGAGATGGGTTCTAAACCGGCTCCCAGAGCCGTGAGGGTCCCCCTTGACAGCCCACTTTTCGAAGGCCTGTGGTCTTCGTGCGAGGAGTTAGGCTTCCCCATCCTATGCCACGTGGCGGACCCTGAAGAGTTTTGGAGCGAAGACACATGCCCTGAATGGGCCAAGAAGAGGGGTTGGGGGCCCTATGGGGCCGACTACCCGACTAAAGAAGAGCTCTACGAAGAGATGGAGAACGTCTTAGACATGCATCCCAGAGTTAAGGTCATCCTCGCTCACATGTACTTTATGACGGCGGATTTGGAAAGAGCCGACGAGTTTCTCAAGTCTTACGGTAACGTAAACTTGGACCTGGCCTTGGGTATAGAGCTGATGTATAACATATCTAGGCGGAGAGACGATTGGAGAGACTTCTTCATCAAGCATCGAGACCGGATAGTCTTCGGAACCGATATAATGCCCTGGCAGAGCGTAGAAGAGGCGGTTACGAGGGTCTGGATGATACGGATGTTCCTGGAGACCGACGAAGAGTTCTACACACCCACGTCGGCCGACGAGCTTTTAACCAGATACAAGGAGCCTTTCATAGGGTTAGACCTCCCGGAGGAGGTTCTAGATAAGATCTATAGAGGAAACTTCATCCGAATATTCGGTAGAGAGCCTAAAAGCCTCGACGTATCGAAAGCTAGGCGTTTTCTAGAAGAGCAAGAGGACGATTTCGCATTGAAGGTGTTCGAAGAGGCTTTAAAATCTAAACGCTAG